In the genome of Bradyrhizobium arachidis, one region contains:
- a CDS encoding ABC-F family ATP-binding cassette domain-containing protein — MPASIILSNLSLSTPDGRSLLSNIDLTFAAERTGLVGRNGVGKTTLLASITEEHVPQSGRVLVNGSIGLLRQDVQVLAGATVADLFGVRQALELLRRAEHGDASAEEIATIDWTLEARLEASLARVGFDPSPDTELSCLSGGQITRVRLAALLFAEPDFVLLDEPTNNLDRDGRMAVIDLLAAWRGGAVVVSHDRDLLETMDAIVELTSLGAMRYGGNWSSFRAQKAVELAAARHDLAHAERRLSEIDGKAQEAAEKMARKDSGGRKKRARGDMPRILAGARQDRSEDSGGRNAQIAERRRVEAVEAVDTASRRIEILQPLSVKLPATNLPAGREMLALDSISAGYRPERPVLRDLSFAIVGPERVALVGPNGSGKTTLLRVIAGELRPFSGAVRLRPDVALLDQKVSLLDPSISILENFGRLNPKAGTNERHAALARFMFRADAALQIVGTLSGGQLLRAGLACVLGGVTPPSLLILDEPTNHLDIDSIEAVEAGLRAYDGALLVVSHDEAFLRAIGVTRRLDLTGERDCRRPSFEQ, encoded by the coding sequence ATGCCTGCTTCAATCATCCTGTCGAACCTGTCGCTGTCCACGCCTGACGGCCGTTCTCTTCTCTCCAATATCGATCTGACATTCGCGGCCGAGCGGACTGGCCTCGTCGGCCGCAATGGCGTCGGAAAGACGACGCTGCTTGCGTCGATCACCGAGGAGCATGTTCCCCAATCCGGGCGCGTCCTGGTCAACGGCAGCATCGGCCTGCTGCGCCAGGACGTGCAGGTGCTCGCGGGCGCGACCGTCGCCGATCTGTTCGGCGTGCGGCAGGCGCTGGAGCTCTTGCGCCGCGCCGAGCACGGCGACGCCTCCGCCGAAGAGATCGCCACGATAGACTGGACCCTCGAAGCGCGGCTCGAGGCCTCACTGGCGCGCGTCGGGTTCGATCCATCTCCCGATACGGAGCTGTCCTGCCTGTCCGGCGGCCAGATCACGCGGGTTCGTCTCGCCGCGCTGCTGTTTGCCGAGCCCGACTTCGTCCTGCTGGACGAGCCCACCAACAACCTCGACCGGGACGGACGCATGGCCGTGATCGATCTCCTCGCCGCCTGGCGTGGCGGCGCAGTCGTCGTCAGCCACGATCGGGATTTGCTCGAAACCATGGATGCGATCGTCGAGCTGACGTCGCTGGGCGCCATGCGATACGGCGGCAACTGGAGCAGTTTCCGCGCACAGAAGGCCGTCGAGCTGGCGGCAGCGAGGCACGACCTCGCGCACGCCGAAAGGCGTCTGTCCGAGATCGATGGCAAGGCGCAGGAAGCTGCGGAGAAGATGGCGCGGAAGGACAGCGGCGGCCGGAAGAAGCGCGCTAGAGGCGACATGCCGCGGATACTCGCCGGCGCGCGCCAGGACCGCAGTGAGGATAGCGGCGGCAGGAATGCGCAAATCGCCGAGCGGCGGCGCGTGGAGGCCGTTGAAGCCGTCGACACGGCAAGTCGGCGCATCGAAATTCTTCAGCCGCTGTCGGTCAAATTGCCCGCGACGAACCTGCCGGCGGGCAGGGAGATGCTTGCGCTCGACAGCATCAGCGCCGGCTACCGGCCGGAGCGGCCGGTCCTGCGCGATCTCTCATTTGCCATCGTCGGGCCCGAACGGGTCGCGCTGGTCGGGCCGAACGGTTCCGGCAAGACGACGCTGCTGAGGGTCATCGCCGGCGAGCTGCGCCCGTTCTCTGGCGCCGTGCGGCTCAGGCCGGACGTCGCGTTGCTGGACCAGAAGGTCAGCCTGCTCGATCCCTCGATCTCCATCCTGGAGAATTTCGGCCGTCTCAATCCAAAGGCCGGCACGAATGAGCGCCATGCGGCCCTCGCGCGCTTCATGTTTCGTGCCGACGCCGCCTTGCAGATCGTCGGGACCCTGAGCGGCGGGCAGTTGCTTCGTGCAGGCCTTGCTTGCGTGCTTGGCGGGGTGACGCCACCGTCCCTGCTGATCCTGGACGAGCCGACCAATCATCTCGACATCGACTCGATCGAGGCCGTTGAAGCGGGCTTGCGAGCCTATGATGGCGCGCTGCTCGTCGTCAGTCACGACGAAGCATTCCTGCGGGCGATCGGGGTCACGCGGCGGCTTGACCTCACGGGCGAACGTGACTGTAGACGCCCGTCATTCGAACAATAA
- a CDS encoding RidA family protein: MSITRNIRTPIQHRAVEANGFVFIGGTIADDISGSMGEQTRNILGKIAGYLKEAGTDKSRVVSSSIFVTDLSKKNEMDPVWTEFFGDNLPTRATVGVADLGGALIEVVVTALKG; encoded by the coding sequence ATGAGCATCACCCGCAACATCCGCACGCCCATTCAGCACCGCGCCGTCGAAGCCAACGGCTTCGTCTTCATCGGCGGCACCATCGCCGACGACATCTCGGGCTCGATGGGCGAGCAGACCCGCAACATCCTGGGCAAGATCGCCGGCTATCTGAAGGAAGCCGGCACCGACAAGTCGCGCGTCGTCAGTTCCTCGATCTTCGTGACCGACCTCTCCAAGAAGAACGAGATGGACCCGGTTTGGACCGAGTTCTTCGGCGACAATCTGCCGACCCGCGCCACCGTCGGCGTCGCCGATCTCGGCGGCGCGCTGATCGAGGTGGTGGTCACCGCGCTCAAGGGTTGA
- a CDS encoding dicarboxylate/amino acid:cation symporter, with protein sequence MTQVAIQPAVHRRHQPWYKILYVQVLIAIALGVLIGYFYPDLGKALKPLGDGFIALIKMMIAPVIFCTVVHGISSMGDLKRVGRVGLKSLIYFETVSTVALAVGLLVGEILQPGHGFNIDPASIDPKSVATYVTKAKEEGIVAHLMAIIPDSYVGAIARGDLLQVLLISILSGFAIAFLGKAGEPIAEAIDKAAKMFFGIIRIIVRVAPIGAFGAMAFTVGAYGLGSLLNLAALIGTFYLTSILFVLIVLGSIARLAGFSILRFIAYIKDELLIVLGTSSSETVLPQMIQKMEHLGASRSVVGLVIPTGYSFNLDGTNIYMTLATLFLAQATNTHLTIWQELGILGIAMITSKGASGVTGAGFITLAATLSIVPDIPIQSIAILVGIDKFMSECRALTNLIGNGVACVVISISEGELDREALHETMAHPLEIGEALEPGGSSAS encoded by the coding sequence ATGACACAAGTCGCGATCCAGCCAGCCGTTCATCGCCGGCATCAGCCCTGGTACAAGATCCTCTACGTCCAGGTGCTGATCGCGATCGCGCTCGGGGTGCTGATCGGCTATTTCTATCCCGATCTCGGCAAGGCCTTAAAGCCACTCGGCGACGGCTTCATCGCGCTGATCAAGATGATGATCGCGCCGGTGATCTTCTGCACCGTCGTGCACGGCATCTCCTCGATGGGCGATCTCAAGCGCGTCGGCAGGGTCGGGCTGAAGTCGCTGATCTATTTCGAGACGGTCTCGACCGTCGCGCTCGCCGTCGGCCTCCTGGTCGGCGAGATCCTCCAGCCCGGCCACGGCTTCAACATCGACCCGGCGTCGATCGATCCGAAATCGGTCGCGACCTACGTCACCAAGGCCAAGGAAGAGGGCATCGTCGCCCATCTGATGGCGATCATCCCCGACAGCTATGTCGGCGCGATCGCGCGCGGCGACCTGCTCCAGGTTTTGCTGATCTCAATCCTCTCGGGCTTCGCCATCGCCTTCCTCGGCAAGGCCGGCGAGCCCATCGCCGAGGCCATCGACAAGGCCGCGAAGATGTTCTTCGGGATCATCCGCATCATCGTGCGCGTGGCGCCGATCGGCGCCTTCGGCGCGATGGCGTTCACCGTCGGCGCCTACGGCCTCGGCTCGCTGCTCAACCTCGCCGCCCTGATCGGCACGTTCTATCTCACCAGCATCCTGTTCGTGCTGATCGTGCTGGGCTCGATCGCCCGCCTCGCCGGCTTCTCGATCCTGCGCTTCATCGCCTACATCAAGGACGAGCTCCTGATCGTGCTCGGCACCTCGTCGTCGGAGACGGTGCTGCCGCAGATGATCCAGAAGATGGAGCATCTGGGCGCCTCGCGCTCGGTGGTCGGCCTCGTGATCCCGACCGGCTACAGCTTCAACCTCGACGGCACCAACATCTACATGACGCTGGCGACGCTGTTCCTGGCGCAGGCGACCAACACCCATCTGACGATCTGGCAGGAGCTCGGCATTCTGGGCATCGCCATGATCACCTCGAAGGGCGCCTCGGGCGTCACCGGCGCGGGCTTCATCACGCTCGCGGCGACGCTTTCGATCGTGCCTGACATCCCGATCCAGTCGATCGCGATCCTGGTCGGCATCGACAAGTTCATGAGCGAATGCCGCGCGCTGACCAATTTGATCGGCAACGGCGTCGCCTGCGTTGTCATCAGCATCTCCGAAGGCGAGCTCGACCGCGAGGCGCTGCACGAGACCATGGCGCATCCGCTGGAGATCGGCGAGGCGCTGGAGCCGGGCGGCAGTTCGGCGTCATAG